A DNA window from Sphaeramia orbicularis chromosome 22, fSphaOr1.1, whole genome shotgun sequence contains the following coding sequences:
- the LOC115413439 gene encoding LOW QUALITY PROTEIN: programmed cell death protein 10-like (The sequence of the model RefSeq protein was modified relative to this genomic sequence to represent the inferred CDS: inserted 2 bases in 1 codon; deleted 1 base in 1 codon), whose translation MTMEEMKNEAETNSMVSMTLYAVMYPVFNELERINLSAAQTLRAAFIKAERENPGLTQDIIMKILEKKNVQINFTESLLRMAADDVEEFMIDRPEQEFQDLNEKARALKHILSKIPDEINDRVRFLQTIKDIASAIKSXTDTVNNVIKKYQYQNRRALEHQKKEFVKYSKSFSDTLKTYFKDGK comes from the exons ATGACAATGGAGGAGATGAAGAATGAAGCGGAGACAAACTCCATGGTATCCATGACGCTGTACGCTGTGATGTATCCAGTTTTCAATGAG CTGGAGAGGATCAACCTATCAGCAGCTCAGACGCTCAGAGCAGCCTTCATAAAG GCTGAGAGAGAGAACCCTGGTCTGACTCAGGACATTATCATGAAGATCTTGGAGAAAAAGAACGTC CAAATCAACTTCACCGAATCCCTACTGCGCATGGCAGCCGATGACGTGGAAG AGTTCATGATTGACCGGCCTGAGCAGGAATTCCAGGACCTAAATGAGAAGGCCAGAGCTCTGAAACACATCCTCAGCAAAATCCCAGATGAGATCAATGACAGAGTACGCTTCCTACAGACTATCAA AGACATAGCCAGTGCCATAAAGAG TACTGACACAGTCAACAACGTCATTAAAAAATATCAGTACCAGAATCGCAGA GCTCTGGAGCACCAGAAAAAGGAGTTCGTGAAATACTCCAAAAGTTTCAGCGACACCCTCAAAACATACTTCAAAGATGGAAAGTAA